In Phycisphaerae bacterium, one genomic interval encodes:
- a CDS encoding DUF1579 family protein, with the protein MFRRNSVLAVLLGITAFALTGCMPHMTLDEMKAQMPQRPAELDRLNAFVGKWQGEAEGRFAMLDEPVKMTGTSEAKWDGDRWFVVSRGVMRMADFPETQGMELWTYDVGAKKYRSYFVDSMGMSGMSEARYDEKTNTWHMTSDSYGAWGKSRYTGTLKFTDPDTMEWSMTENMGLMKVMEMKGTSRRVK; encoded by the coding sequence ATGTTCCGTAGAAACTCAGTTCTGGCTGTTCTGTTGGGCATCACGGCGTTCGCGCTGACCGGCTGCATGCCGCACATGACGCTCGACGAAATGAAGGCTCAGATGCCGCAGCGGCCGGCCGAGCTCGATCGGCTGAACGCGTTCGTGGGCAAGTGGCAGGGGGAGGCCGAGGGGCGGTTCGCGATGCTGGACGAGCCCGTCAAGATGACCGGGACGTCGGAGGCGAAATGGGACGGTGACCGGTGGTTCGTCGTGAGCCGCGGCGTGATGCGCATGGCGGACTTCCCGGAAACGCAGGGCATGGAGCTGTGGACGTATGACGTCGGCGCGAAGAAGTACCGCTCGTACTTCGTGGACAGCATGGGCATGAGCGGCATGAGCGAGGCGCGCTACGACGAGAAGACCAACACCTGGCACATGACCTCCGACAGCTACGGGGCCTGGGGCAAGTCGCGCTACACCGGGACGCTGAAGTTCACCGACCCCGACACGATGGAATGGAGCATGACCGAGAACATGGGGCTGATGAAGGTGATGGAGATGAAAGGGACGAGCAGGCGCGTGAAGTAG
- a CDS encoding alpha/beta hydrolase yields the protein MNLRILIALLPLAVVGCATAGGAGTRSGFVDVDGGKLYYEAAGHGPAVVLIHGGQLDRRMWDEQFALLAKDYQVIRYDVRGFGRSSTPTQPFHSHEDLRALLDYLKVEKANLVGLSLGGRIAFDFALTYPQRVQRLIGVGPGLSGFDWSPEQGERISRVYVAALDESLEKATELWLQDPYMAPAMEHAELQPRLRQLGLENAKCYWASPYLDRPPRPLAAERLGELKVPTFIIVGERDVPDIQRLVDRVVAEVPGARKAVIPGAGHIVNMEQPVEFNRALLEILKTGE from the coding sequence ATGAACCTGCGAATCCTGATCGCTCTTCTGCCACTGGCGGTGGTCGGCTGCGCGACGGCGGGCGGCGCCGGCACGCGGTCCGGCTTCGTCGACGTTGACGGCGGCAAGCTCTACTACGAAGCCGCCGGCCACGGACCTGCCGTCGTGCTCATTCATGGCGGCCAGCTCGACCGGCGGATGTGGGACGAGCAATTCGCGTTGCTGGCCAAGGACTACCAGGTCATTCGCTATGACGTGCGCGGCTTTGGCCGGTCATCGACACCCACGCAGCCATTTCATAGCCATGAAGACCTGCGCGCCCTGCTTGACTACCTGAAGGTTGAGAAAGCCAACCTGGTCGGGCTGTCGCTCGGCGGACGGATCGCGTTCGACTTTGCGCTGACGTATCCGCAGCGCGTGCAGCGACTCATCGGCGTCGGGCCGGGCCTGAGCGGCTTTGACTGGTCGCCGGAGCAGGGCGAACGGATCAGCCGCGTCTACGTCGCCGCCCTCGATGAGAGCCTGGAGAAGGCCACCGAGCTGTGGCTGCAGGATCCGTACATGGCGCCGGCGATGGAGCATGCGGAATTGCAGCCGCGACTCCGGCAGCTCGGGCTCGAGAATGCCAAGTGCTACTGGGCGAGTCCCTACCTGGACCGTCCCCCGCGGCCGCTGGCCGCGGAGCGTTTGGGTGAGCTGAAGGTGCCGACGTTCATAATTGTCGGCGAGCGCGACGTGCCGGACATCCAGCGACTCGTAGACCGCGTGGTCGCCGAGGTGCCAGGCGCGCGTAAGGCGGTCATCCCCGGCGCGGGGCACATCGTGAACATGGAGCAACCGGTGGAGTTCAACCGCGCCCTGCTGGAAATCCTGAAGACCGGCGAATAG